The bacterium genome includes a region encoding these proteins:
- the rpmE gene encoding 50S ribosomal protein L31 produces MKTDIHPELHECTVTCSGCGTTFMTHSIRSEVRIEVCSSCHPFYTGKQARIVDTEGRVEKFVKKFEGQESRVSKRKRKMAAADADREARVERERAEVTKRAAEEKTLREEAKKKRAEERAARKAAQEAAADAPAVSDAPVADAASPAGAPPLAEAGSDTQAES; encoded by the coding sequence ATGAAGACCGATATCCATCCCGAACTCCACGAGTGCACGGTCACGTGCAGTGGTTGCGGGACGACATTTATGACCCATTCCATCCGGTCGGAGGTCCGCATCGAGGTTTGCTCGAGTTGCCATCCCTTCTACACCGGCAAGCAGGCCCGCATTGTCGATACCGAAGGGCGGGTCGAGAAATTCGTGAAGAAGTTCGAAGGACAGGAGTCCCGGGTTTCCAAGCGCAAGCGCAAGATGGCCGCTGCCGATGCCGATCGCGAGGCCCGCGTGGAGCGCGAGCGCGCAGAAGTCACAAAACGCGCGGCCGAGGAGAAAACCCTGCGGGAGGAGGCCAAGAAAAAGCGCGCCGAAGAGCGTGCTGCCCGCAAGGCCGCCCAGGAAGCGGCTGCGGATGCCCCCGCCGTATCCGATGCGCCTGTCGCAGATGCTGCATCCCCGGCAGGGGCCCCGCCCCTGGCCGAAGCAGGTTCCGACACTCAGGCCGAATCCTAG